The DNA segment TTAAAACTGAGATTGAAGAAATTTAACTTGGAAATAGCTGAGGATAAAACCAAGGTTATTCCCTTCGGGAGATTTGCGGAAAATAATGCAAAACGAACAGGGAATGGTAAGCCTGCAACCTTCGATTTCCTTGGATTTACTCATTATTGTGGGAAAAGTAAACAAGGAAAGTTTCGTGTTAAACGGAAATCGAGCAGAAAGAAAGTCCAAGGCAAGCTTAAAGAATCTAAGGAATGGTTGAAGTCTAATAGAAATAAAAGTATCCATCTAATCATGGAAAGATTTAGACGCTCTCTAGTAGGATACTACAACTATTACTGCATCACTGACAATTCTCAAACTGTTAATGACTTCAAAGAGAAAATCGAAATTTTACTATTTA comes from the Pradoshia eiseniae genome and includes:
- a CDS encoding group II intron maturase-specific domain-containing protein encodes the protein LKLRLKKFNLEIAEDKTKVIPFGRFAENNAKRTGNGKPATFDFLGFTHYCGKSKQGKFRVKRKSSRKKVQGKLKESKEWLKSNRNKSIHLIMERFRRSLVGYYNYYCITDNSQTVNDFKEKIEILLFKWLNRRSQRKSFTWDKFRLFLQMFPLPKPRIRVNIYELRKEISYIL